The DNA segment GGAACTTGACGTTGAAGGGGGGATCGAACTCGTTGATCCAGGTGAACTCGAGCTGCAGCGCCTCGACGTCGGTTCCGACGACGGTCCACTCGACGCCGGACGCCGAGGTGACCATCCGCCGGGTGCGCTCGTGCAGGCTCGGCAGCGGAGCGAAGTAGTTGCTGAGCCGGGCGCGGAGGTTCTTCGCCTTGCCCACGTAGAGGACCCGGCCCCGGGCGTCCTTGAAGCGGTAGACGCCCGGGAGGGTCGGGATCTCGCCCGGCTTCGGCCGGAAGTCGACGGTCTGCGTCATGCCCGCGCCCCCGCTCCCCCGGCCCTCCGGGGACGACCGGCGAGGCGGAGCCGCGTCACGGCAGGATCTCGGCGAGGAAGGTGCCGGTGTGGCTCTCCTTGACCTTCGCGACGTGCTCGGGGGTGCCGATGGCGACGACCTGGCCGCCGCCCGCGCCGCCCTCGGGACCCATGTCGATCAGCCAGTCGGCCGACTTGATGACGTCGAGGTTGTGCTCGATGGTGATGACCGTGTTGCCCTTGTCGACGAGGCCGTTGAGCACCAGCAGGAGCTTGCGGACGTCCTCGAAGTGCAGACCGGTGGTCGGCTCGTCGAGCACGTAGACGCTGCGCCCGTTCGAGCGGCGCTGCAGCTCGGTGGCGAGCTTGACGCGCTGCGCCTCGCCGCCGGAGAGCGTGGTCGCGCTCTGCCCGAGCCGGACGTAGCCGAGGCCGACCTCGACCAGCGTCTTGAGGAATCGGTGGATCGAGGTGATCGGCTCGAAGAACTCGGCCGCCTCGGCGATCGGCATGTCGAGCACCTCGGCGATGCTCTTGCCCTTGTAGTGCACGGTCAGGGTGTCGCGGTTGTAGCGCGCTCCCCCGCAGACCTCGCACGCGACGTAGACGTCGGGCAGGAAGTTCATCTCGATCTTGATCGTGCCGTCGCCCGAGCAGGCCTCGCAGCGGCCGCCCTTGACGTTGAAGCTGAACCGGCCGGGCAGGTAGCCGCGGGCCTTCGCCTCGGTGGTCTCGGCGAAGAGGTTGCGGATGCGGTCGAACACGCCGGTGTAGGTCGCCGGGTTGGAGCGCGGGGTGCGGCCGATCGGGTTCTGGTCGACGTGCACGACCTTGTCGAGGTTCTCGAGCCCGGTGACACGGGTGTGCTTGCCCGGCACCTTGCGGGCGCCGTTGAGCTGATTGGCGAGCACCCGGTAGAGGATGTCGTTCACCAGCGTCGACTTGCCCGAGCCGGAGACGCCGGTGACCGCGACGAAGGTGCCGAGCGGGAACTCGACGTCGACCTTCTGCAGGTTGTTCGCGTTGGCTCCGACGACCTTGATCACGCGCTTGCGGTCGATCTTGCGGCGCTTCTTCGGCAGCTCGATCGAGCGGCGGCCGGCGATGTAGTCGCCGGTGAGCGAGTGCGTGTTCTCGAGCAGCGACTCGTAGGAGCCGGAGTGCACGACCCGGCCGCCGTTGACGCCGGCGCCGGGGCCGATGTCGACGATCCAGTCGGCGGTGCGGATGGTGTCCTCGTCGTGCTCGACGACGATCAGGGTGTTGCCGAGGTCGCGCAGCTTGATCAGGGTGTCGATCAGCCGGCGGTTGTCGCGCTGGTGCAGGCCGATGCTCGGCTCGTCGAGGACGTAGAGCACGCCGGTGAGACCGGAGCCGATCTGAGTCGCGAGCCGGATGCGCTGCGCCTCGCCGCCGGAGAGCGAGCCGGCCGCACGGGAGAGGTTGAGGTAGTTGAGCCCGACCTCGATCAGGAAGTCGAGGCGCGCGCGGATCTCGCGGAGCACCTGCGCGGCGATGGTGGCCTCGCGCGGGGTGAGCTGCAGCTCGCTCATGAACGACTGGGCGTCGCCGAGGCTGAGGTCGGCGACGTCGGCGATGCTCGCACCGTGCACGAGCACGGCGAGCACCTCGGGCTTGAGGCGCGAGCCCTTGCAGACGGGGCAGGCGACCTCGCGGAGGAACTCGGCCCAGCGCGAGCGCTGCACGTCGGTCTCGGCCTGCACGTACTGCCGCTCGATGTAGGGCACGACGCCCTCGAAGCCGGAGGTGTAGCTCATCTCCCGGCCGTAGCGGTTCTTCCACTTGACCTTGACCTCGAAGTTGTCGCCGTGCAGCACGGCCTGCTGCACCTCCGAGCTGAGGCGCTTCCACGGGGTGGTCAGCTTGAAGCCGAGGTCGCGGGAGAGGCCGTCGAGCAGCTTCTCGTAGTACTGGAAGAGGCCCTTACCCTGCGTGGTCCAGGGGATGATGACGCCCTCGGCGATGCTGAGGTCGGGGTCGCCGAGCAGCAGCTCGTCGTCGACCGACATGCGCGTGCCGAGGCCGGAGCACTCGGGGCAGGCGCCGAAGGGGGCGTTGAAGGAGAAGGTGCGCGGCTCGATCTCGGTGAGCGAGATCGGGTGGTTGTTGGGGCAGGACAGCTTCTCGGAGTACGTCGTCCACGCGCCGTCGCCCTCGCCGTCGACGAAGTTGATCTGCACGATGCCGTCGGTGAGGCGCAGCGCCGTCTCGAGCGAGTCGGTCAGGCGGCCGAGGATGTCCGGGCCGGCGACGAGGCGGTCGACGACGACGGAGATGTCGTGCTTGTACTGCTTCTTCAGCACCGGCGGCTCGCTCAGCTGGATGAGCTTCCCGTCGACCATGGCGCGGGAGTAGCCGCCCGCGGTCAGCTCCTTGAAGAGGTCGACGAACTCGCCCTTCTTCTGCGAGACGACCGGGCTGAGGATCTGGTAGCGGGTGCCCTCGTCGAGCTCCATCAGCTGGTCGGCGATCTGCTGCACGGTCTGCGCCGAGATCGGCTCGCTGCAGACGGGGCAGTGCGGGATCCCGATGCGCGCCCAGAGCAGGCGCATGTAGTCGAAGATCTCGGTGATCGTGCCCACGGTCGAGCGCGGGTTGCGGTTGGTCGACTTCTGGTCGATCGACACCGCGGGGCTGAGGCCCTCGATGAAGTCGACGTCCGGCCGGTCGACCTGGCCGAGGAACTGCCGCGCGTAGGCGGAGAGCGACTCGACGTAGCGGCGCTGGCCCTCGGCGAAGATCGTGTCGAAGGCGAGCGAGGACTTGCCCGAGCCGGACAGTCCGGTGAAGACGACCATCGAGTCACGGGGGATCTCGAGGTCGACATCGCGCAGGTTGTGCACTCTGGCCCCGCTCACCACCAGCTTCGACACCGATTCGTCCAGCGAGGAGACGAAGCGGTGGAAGGAGGGTGAGGGGGTGGTGGAAGGGTCCGTAACGGCGTTCAGGATCGACACCTCGAAAGTGTATGCGGAGCCACCGACATCGCCCGGGGCGTTCGCTGGCCGCTGATCCCGGACCTCGCGACTTGCGCTCGTCGACCCCGCCCGCACCGCCGGGCCGGCCCGCGGGGGCCGACCCGGATCGGTCAGGACAGGTGCCCGGCCTTCTCCATCTGCCGCAGCTCGCGCTTGAGCTCGGAGACCTCGTCGCGCAGGCGCGCGGCGAGCTCGAACTTCAGTTCGCCGGCGGCCTGCAGCATCTGGCCGTTGAGGTCGGCGATGATCGCCTCGAGGTCGTTGCCGCCGTTCGCGGCGAGACCCTGGCGGCGCAGGTTGGGCGTCGGGCTCTTCTTCTTGGCGTCGCGGCCGGCCAGCAGCTTCGCGGTGTCGGCTCCCTCGCGCGCGAGCGCGTCGGTGATGTCGGCGATCTTCTTCCGCAGCGGGGTCGGGTCGATGCCGTGGTCGAGGTTGTAGGCGACCTGCTTCTCGCGGCGGCGATCGGTCTCGTCGATCGCGAGCTTCATCGAGTCGGTCATCTTGTCCGCGTACATGTGCACCTCGCCCGAGACGTTGCGCGCGGCGCGGCCGATGGTCTGGATGAGCGAGGTCGACGAGCGGAGGAAGCCCTCCTTGTCGGCGTCGAGGATCGCGACCAGCGACACCTCGGGCAGGTCGAGGCCCTCGCGGAGGAGGTTGATGCCGACGAGGACGTCGTAGACGCCGGCGCGCAGCTCGGAGAGCAGCTCCACGCGGCGCAGCGTGTCGACGTCGGAGTGCAGGTAGCGCACCCGGACGCCGGCCTCGGTGAGGAAGTCCGTGAGCTCCTCCGCCATCCGCTTGGTGAGGGTGGTGACCAGCACGCGCTCGTCGCGCTCGGTGCGGAGCTTGATCTCCTCGAGCAGGTCGTCGATCTGGCCCTTGGTCGGCTTGACGACGATCTCGGGGTCGATCAGGCCGGTCGGGCGGATGATCTGCTCGACGATGCCGTCGGCGATCCCCATCTCGTAGCGGCCGGGGGTGGCCGAGAGGTAGACGGTCTGGCCGACGCGGCCCTTGAACTCCTCCCACTTCAGCGGGCGGTTGTCCATCGCCGAGGGCAGCCGGAAGCCGTGCTCGACCAGGGTGCGCTTGCGCGACGCGTCGCCCTCGTACATCGCGCCGATCTGCGGCACGGTGACGTGCGACTCGTCGATGACGACGAGGAAGTCGTCGGGGAAGTAGTCGAGCAGGCAGTGCGGCGCCTCGCCGGACTCACGGCCGTCGATGTGGCGCGAGTAGTTCTCGATGCCGGAGCAGAAGCCGATCTGCTGCATCATCTCGAGGTCGAACGTGGTGCGCATCCGGAGCCGCTGCGCCTCGAGGAGCTTGTTCTGCTTCTCGAGGTCGGCGAGGCGGACCTCGAGCTCCTGCTGGATGGTGTCGATGGCGCGGTGCATGACGTCCTGGCTGGCGACGTAGTGCGAGCCGGGGAAGACGGAGACGGACTCGAGCTTCTTCACGACGTTCCCGGTGAGCGGGTGCAGCGTGTAGAGCGCCTCGATCTCGTCGCCGAACATCTCGATCCGGATCGCGAGCTCCTCGTACATCGGGATGATCTCGATCGTGTCGCCGCGGACCCGGAAGGTGCCGCGGGCGAAGTCGACGTCGTTGCGGGCGTACTGCATCGAGACGAACTTGCGGATCAGGCGGTCGCGGTCGACCCGCTGGCCGACCTGGAGCGCGACCATCGCCTCGAGGTACTGCTCCGGCTGGCCCAGGCCGTAGATGCAGGAGACGGTCGAGACGACGATGACGTCGCGCCGGCTGAGCAGCGAGTTGGTCGTCGAGTGCCGCAGGCGCTCGACCTCGGCGTTGACCGAGCTGTCCTTCTCGATGAAGGTGTCCGTCTGCGGGACGTAGGCCTCGGGCTGGTAGTAGTCGTAGTAGGAGACGAAGTACTCGACCGCGTTGTTGGGGAAGAGCTCGCGGAACTCGTTGGCGAGCTGCGCGGCGAGCGTCTTGTTGTGCGCGAGGACGAGGGTCGGCCGCTGGACGGCCTCGACGAGCCAGGCGGTGGTCGCGGACTTGCCGGTACCGGTGGCGCCGAGCAGGACGACGTCGGTCTCGCCGGCGTTGATCCGGGCGCTCAGATCGGCGATCGCTCCGGGCTGGTCACCGCTCGGCTGGTATTCGCTGATGACCTCGAAGGGGTGCACGGCACGGGTTGGCTCCATGCTCGAAGCGTAACCGCGACCACCGACATCGGGGCGGCCCTGCGCCGACGGCGAACGGGGCTCGCGCCGACCCGTACCGCAGACCGACCCGCTGGGGGCGCCGGGTCTCGATGCGCCCCTGGGGGGCTGCTCGACCACCATGGACCTGCCAGTTGCATGCTGATCGAGTAGCGCGCGCAGCGCGCGTATCGAGATCCACCGGCGCCGGAAGCCGAGTCGGCAGACCGACCAGCAGGAGGGCGCCCGATCAGAGGCGGGAGACGCGCAGGTCGCGCAGGTGGAGGCGGTCGCCCGCGGCCATGCCGTCGGTGCGCACGCGGAGCACCGCGCAGACCGCCCACTCCGGCGCGGGGAGGGAGTAGGCGTCGTCGAGCCGGACGCCGGCGAACGAGTCGCGGGCCGAGACGTCGGTCGCCGAGTACCAGTCCCGCCCCAGGCCGTCGGCCCGTCGCGCGGTCGAGAAGCCGAGATCGATCGCGACGGATCCGGAGCCCTCGTAGAGCGCGTCCAGCGACGCGAGCACCCGCGCTCCCGCGGCGATCGGCACGAAGAGGTGGACCGCGCCGGAGCCCGACCCGTCCTCGACTGCCAGCGCGCGGAGTCCCGCGACCGGCGAGTCCCCCGGCGCGACGGACGCCCCGCTTTCGGCCGTCCAGTCGTCGGCGAGCACCGAGCGCGAGCCGTGCGGATCGAGCACACCGCGGATCCGCTCGGCCGCGTGGAACCGCAGCGCGGTCGAGGGCAGAGCCGACGTGTCCGAGATCGTCAGGACGCCGTCGCCGCGCGCCAGGAAGGGCAGCCGCGAGTTGCCGCCCTGGAACTGCCCGCCCCGGACGACGGCCCGCTGGCCCCCTGCCCCCGAGAACTGGATCAGTCCGCGCTCGGCGTCACCGTCGACCTCCTTCCGCGCCCGGACGAGGAAGCGGCAGTCGGTGAGCGAGAGCAGGGCACCCCAGCCGTCCAGCTCGAACCAGCCGTGGTTGTCGGGGATCTGCATCTCGAAGTGGCAGTGCGAGAAGTGGGCCTGGCCGCGCGAGATCGTGACCGCGCGGCCCTGGTTCGTCGAGAAGGTGTCGAACGAGCACTGGTCGACGAAGAACTCCTGGTCGCCGTGGATCTGGAGCGCGCTCTCGGTGTTGCTGGTCAGGTCGCAGCCTTGGAAGGCGATGCGCTCGCCCGAGTCGACGGCGTCCTCCACTGCCACGACTCCGACACGGTTCCCCTGGAACGAGCACGAGCGGAACTCGAGCAGGTAGGCGTGCGACCCGAGCTCGACCGCCGTGTCGAATCTCCGCGCGACGACGTTCGCGAACGAGAGGTAGGCGGGCTTCGGCCCGGGTTCGCGCAGGTGGGACGGTGCGCTCACGGCGATGCCGGTGTTCGAGCCGTCGCCGATCAGGTGCAGATCGCTCAGCACGGTCTGGTGCTGGCGGGTGTATCCCGCGGCGGACGATTGCAGCACGGGGCCGACGGTCTGCAGCGCAGGGCCCGTGCCGACGTAGCGGATCTCGCAGTGGCCGTCGATGCTCACCCTGGCGTCCCAGGAGAGCGTCTCGTCGACGACGAAGCTTCCGCCGGGCGCGGTGACAACGGCGTGGTGCTCGGCCGGGTCGACCCCGTCCTCCGGCACGGTGGCAGCCGCCAGCGCCGCCTGCCACGCGGCGGTGTCGCGCGCGGCTCCCGCGGGGAGCGACTCGTCGAGGTGGTCGTGCACGTCGACGATGCGGGACGTGCCGGCGGGACGGCTGATCACCTGGACCGGCGCCGGTCCGGTCCGGCCGGTGAGCGCACCCGCGGCGGCTCCCGCACCCGCACCGAGCAGGACGCCCGCCCCGGAGGCGAGCAGGAGGCGCCGGGAGTCGGAGGCGGGTGGGCGTGCTCCGGAAGCGCTCATGCGTCGTACCCCTCGACTCGGCGATCGTGCTGGGGCCGTCCCCCGTGCTGCGGCCCTCCCACTGTAGGAGCAGGGCCTGACGGTCTCCCGCCACCGGGTGCGCTCAGACTGAGGGGCGGCGCAGCCGCTCCCAGAGCGCGTCGATCTGGCTCAGGGTCTCCTCCAGAGTTCCGGAGGCGTCGATCACGGCGTCCGCGAGGGCCAGGCGGTCCTCGTCGCTCGCCTGCGCGCCGACGCGAGCGCGGGCGTCGGCCTCAGTCATGCCGCGCAGATGGATGAGGCGCTCGACGCGCGTCTCCTGCGGGGCGTGGACGACGATCACCTCGTCGAACTCCCCCGCGCCGCGCGACTCGGCGAGCAGCGGGACGTCGTAGACGACGATCGCCGCGGGGTCGGCGGCGGCCGCCGAGGCGAACAGCTCCTGCGAGCGGAGCGACACCGCCGGGTGGGTGATCGCGTTGAGGTCCTCGCGGGCGGCGGAGTCGGAGAAGACGATCGCGCCGAGCGCCGCCCGGTCGAGCGAGCCGTCGGCGCGCAGGGTCTCCGGGCCGAACCGCTCGACGATCGCGGCCAGCGCGGGCTCCCCCGGCTCGACCACCTCGCGGGCGAGCCGGTCGGCGTCGACGACGACGGCTCCGAGCTCGGCGAGACGGCGGGCGACGGTGGACTTGCCCGAGGCGATGCCTCCGGTGAGGGCTGCGAGATGCACCCGGCAAGCCTAACGAGCGGCGCTGCGCACCGGGCGGGCCTGGATCTCGATACGCCCGCTCCGCGGGCTACTCGATCAGCATGTTTGCAGCGGGGCGGCTCCGCCCATGCTGGTCGAGTAGCCGCGCAGCGGCGCATCGAGACCCGCGCCGTCGGCTCCTGCTGCAACGCCGAACGGCCGGCCCCCGAGGGGACCGGCCGTTCGTCGTGATGGTGCCGCAGATCAGTTGTTCGAGGACAGCTTCTCGCGCAGTGCGGCGAGCGACTCGTCGTCGGCGAGGGTTCCGCCGCCGGCAGCCGACTCGGTGTTGGTGAAGCCGCCGCCGACCGAGACGCCCTCGGAGACCGTGGCGGCCTCCTCCTGCGACTTGGCGACCTGGGCCTTGTGGGCCTCCCAGCGAGCCTGAGCAGCGGCGTACTCCTGCTCCCAGGCCTCGCGCTGGGACTCGAAGCCCTCGCGCCACTCGTTGGTCTCCGGGTCGAAGCCGTCGGGGTACTTGTAGTTCCCCTGGTCGTCGTACTCGGTGGCCATGCCGTAGAGCGCCGGGTCGAACTCGGTGCCCTCGGGGTCGACGTTCTCGTTCGCCTGCTTGAGCGAGAGCGAGATGCGACGGCGGTCGAGGTCGATGTCGATGACCTTGACGAAGACCTCTTCACCGACCGACACGACCTGCTCGGCGAGCTCGACGTGCTTGCCCGAGAGCTCGGAGATGTGGACGAGGCCCTCGATGCCGTCCGCGACGCGGACGAAGGCACCGAACGGGACCAGCTTCGTGACCTTGCCCGGGGCGACCTGACCGATCGCGTGGGTGCGGGCGAAGACCTGCCACGGGTCCTCCTGCGTCGCCTTGAGCGAGAGCGACACGCGCTCGCGGTCGAGGTCGACCTCGAGGATCTCGACGGTGACCTCCTGGCCCACCTCGACGACCTCGGAGGCGTGCTCGATGTGCTTCCAGGAGAGCTCGGAGACGTGGACGAGACCGTCGACGCCGCCGAGGTCGACGAACGCACCGAAGTTGACGATCGAGGACACGACGCCCTTGCGGACCTGACCCTTGTGCAGGTTGTTCAGGAACGTGGTGCGGCTCTCGGACTGCGTCTGCTCGAGGAGCGCGCGACGCGACAGGACCACGTTGTTGCGGTTCTTGTCGAGCTCGAGGATCTTCGCCTCGATCTCCTGGCCGAGGTACGGCGTGAGGTCGCGGACGCGGCGCAGCTCGATGAGCGAGGCCGGGAGGAAGCCGCGGAGGCCGATGTCGACGATGAGCCCGCCCTTGACGACCTCGATGACCGAACCGGTGACGACACCGTCGGACTCCTTGATCTTCTCGACGTCGCCCCACGCGCGCTCGTACTGCGCGCGCTTCTTGGAGAGGATCAGGCGACCCTCCTTGTCCTCCTTCTGCAGGACGAGGGCTTCGACGCTGTCGCCCACGTTGACGACCTCGGAGGGGTCGACGTCGTGCTTGATGGAGAGCTCACGCGAGGGGATGACGCCCTCGGTCTTGTAACCGACGTCGAGGAGGACCTCGTCGCGGTCGATCTTCACGACGGTGCCTTCGATGAGGTCTCCGTCGTTGAAGAACTTCAGAGTCTTTTCGACCGCGGCAAGAAAGTCTTCAGCAGACCCGATGTCGTTGATCGCGACCTGCTTGGTTGCCTTTTCGGTCGTTGCGGTTGTCATTAAGGGATGCTCCAGGATGGATGGGTATCGGGCGGCGGGCACCGACACGCCCGAGGGCGTGACGCGGTGGTGACCACTGCGGAGGTGATGGGGATGCCGTGACCGGGAGGAGCTCGAGAGCCCGGACCGTGGTCCCGGATCTCCAGCGCACCGTGGGCACGGCGGCGCCACGAATGTGACGTTCCAGACTATCGAACCGACCGGGGTGAGAGCAATCTCGAGGGGCCCCGTTCCGCGTGTCCTGGCGGGTTCCATCGGTCCCCGCCGGCCCGCCGGAGGTCAGGCCTTGGCGCCGAGGCTCGCGCGCAGCGTGTCGAGCCCGACGCCGCCGAGATCGAGGGCGCGGCGGTGGAACGACGCGAGCGAGAAGTCCGCCCCGTCGCGCGCGCTCGCCTCGTCCCGCAGCTCCTCCCAGATCCGCTGGCCGATCTTGTAGGAGGGCGCCTGGCCGGGCCAGCCGAGGTAGCGGTTGACCTCGAAGCGGACGAAGGCGTCGTCCATGTTGACGTTCGCGCGCAGGAAGGCGAGGGCGGACTCGGCCGTCCAGACGTCCGAGGAGCCGGGCATCCGCTTCTGCAGGTGCACGCCGATGTCGATGACGACGCGGGCGGCGCGCATCCGCTGCCCGTCGAGCATCCCGAGGCGGTCGGCCGGGTCGTCCAGGTAGCCGAAGCGCTCCATCAGGCGCTCGGCGTAGAGGGCCCAGCCCTCGGCGTGCCCGGAGCTGCCGGCGAGCTGGCGGCGCCAGGTGTTGAGGCTCGCCCGGTTGTACACGGCCTGGCCCACCTGCAGGTGGTGGCCGGGGACGCCCTCGTGGTAGACGGTCGTCAGCTCGCGCCAGGTGGCGAACTCGGTGACGCCCGGCGGGACGGACCACCACATCCGGCCCGGGCGGGAGAAGTCGTCGCTCGGGCCGGTGTAGTAGATGCCGCCCTCCTGGGTCGGCGCGATGCGGCACTCGAGGCGGCGGAGCTCGTCCGGGATGTCGAAGGCGGTGCCCGCGAGCTCGCTCACGGCCCGGTCGCTGGTCTCCTGCATCCAGCGCTGCAGCGCGTCGACGCCGTGCAGGGTGCGGGCGGGGTCGGTGTCGAGGTGCGCGATCGCCTCGGCGACGCTCGCGCCGGGCAGGATCTCGCGGGCGATCGCCTCCTGCTCGGCGGTCATCCGCGCGAGCTCCTCGATCCCCCACTCGTAGGTCTCGTCGAGGTCGACCACCGCGCCGAGGAAGCGGCGCGACTGCAGCGCGTAGTGCTCGCGGCCCACCGCGTCCTGCTCCGTCGCGGCCGGGGCGAGCTCGGTGCGGAGGAACCGGGCGAGGCCGCCGTAGGCCGCGGAGGCCCGACGCGCGCCCTCCTCGAGCCGCAGCGAGAGCGACGCGGGCAGCGATCCGGTGGCCGGAGCGGCGTCTGCGGCCAGCGCGGCGAAGAACCCCCGCGGGCCGGCGATCGTCTCGGCCTGCTCAGCGACGAGGCCGACCTGGCGGCGCGCCGGCGTCACTCCGGCGCCGATGCCCGCGCGAAGGGTCTCCGCGTAGCCGGCGAGGGCGGCCGGGACGGCGAGGAGCCGCTCCGCCACGTCCTCCCAGTCGCTCACGGAGTCGGTCGGCATCAGGTCGAAAACGTCGCGCAGCTCCTGCGCGGGCGAGGCGATCACGTTCAGATCGCGGAGCGGCAGCTGCGCCGCGTGCGCCTCGAGCGACAGCCGCAGGTCCGCCCCCAGATCGGCGACCGTCACCGCGTCGACCGCGTCGACCGGCTCGGCGGACTCGAGCTCGGCCAGCGCGGCGGCCGTCGCCGCCCGCGCCCGCTCCACGCCCTCCGGCGACAGGTCGCCGAGGCGGCGGTTCGCCTCGGCGCGGCCGATCGAGGTGCCGAGGGTGGGCTCGAGCTCGACGAGGGTGTCGACCCAGCGCTCGGCGACGAGGTCGACGGCGGTGGGCTCGCGGGAGATGTCGGAGGTCATGCCTTCGAGCCTAGCCAGCGGCCCGGAACGGCCCGGGGCCGCGCGGCGTCAGTGCGCCGCGACGTCCCAGTCGGAGCCGTGGCCGACCTGCACCTCGAGGGGGACGGAGAGATCGACGGCGCCGGCCATCCGCGCGCGGACGACCTCCTCGAGCACGTCCTCCTCGCCGGGGGCCACGTCGAAGATCAGC comes from the Rathayibacter festucae DSM 15932 genome and includes:
- the uvrA gene encoding excinuclease ABC subunit UvrA, giving the protein MDESVSKLVVSGARVHNLRDVDLEIPRDSMVVFTGLSGSGKSSLAFDTIFAEGQRRYVESLSAYARQFLGQVDRPDVDFIEGLSPAVSIDQKSTNRNPRSTVGTITEIFDYMRLLWARIGIPHCPVCSEPISAQTVQQIADQLMELDEGTRYQILSPVVSQKKGEFVDLFKELTAGGYSRAMVDGKLIQLSEPPVLKKQYKHDISVVVDRLVAGPDILGRLTDSLETALRLTDGIVQINFVDGEGDGAWTTYSEKLSCPNNHPISLTEIEPRTFSFNAPFGACPECSGLGTRMSVDDELLLGDPDLSIAEGVIIPWTTQGKGLFQYYEKLLDGLSRDLGFKLTTPWKRLSSEVQQAVLHGDNFEVKVKWKNRYGREMSYTSGFEGVVPYIERQYVQAETDVQRSRWAEFLREVACPVCKGSRLKPEVLAVLVHGASIADVADLSLGDAQSFMSELQLTPREATIAAQVLREIRARLDFLIEVGLNYLNLSRAAGSLSGGEAQRIRLATQIGSGLTGVLYVLDEPSIGLHQRDNRRLIDTLIKLRDLGNTLIVVEHDEDTIRTADWIVDIGPGAGVNGGRVVHSGSYESLLENTHSLTGDYIAGRRSIELPKKRRKIDRKRVIKVVGANANNLQKVDVEFPLGTFVAVTGVSGSGKSTLVNDILYRVLANQLNGARKVPGKHTRVTGLENLDKVVHVDQNPIGRTPRSNPATYTGVFDRIRNLFAETTEAKARGYLPGRFSFNVKGGRCEACSGDGTIKIEMNFLPDVYVACEVCGGARYNRDTLTVHYKGKSIAEVLDMPIAEAAEFFEPITSIHRFLKTLVEVGLGYVRLGQSATTLSGGEAQRVKLATELQRRSNGRSVYVLDEPTTGLHFEDVRKLLLVLNGLVDKGNTVITIEHNLDVIKSADWLIDMGPEGGAGGGQVVAIGTPEHVAKVKESHTGTFLAEILP
- the uvrB gene encoding excinuclease ABC subunit UvrB gives rise to the protein MEPTRAVHPFEVISEYQPSGDQPGAIADLSARINAGETDVVLLGATGTGKSATTAWLVEAVQRPTLVLAHNKTLAAQLANEFRELFPNNAVEYFVSYYDYYQPEAYVPQTDTFIEKDSSVNAEVERLRHSTTNSLLSRRDVIVVSTVSCIYGLGQPEQYLEAMVALQVGQRVDRDRLIRKFVSMQYARNDVDFARGTFRVRGDTIEIIPMYEELAIRIEMFGDEIEALYTLHPLTGNVVKKLESVSVFPGSHYVASQDVMHRAIDTIQQELEVRLADLEKQNKLLEAQRLRMRTTFDLEMMQQIGFCSGIENYSRHIDGRESGEAPHCLLDYFPDDFLVVIDESHVTVPQIGAMYEGDASRKRTLVEHGFRLPSAMDNRPLKWEEFKGRVGQTVYLSATPGRYEMGIADGIVEQIIRPTGLIDPEIVVKPTKGQIDDLLEEIKLRTERDERVLVTTLTKRMAEELTDFLTEAGVRVRYLHSDVDTLRRVELLSELRAGVYDVLVGINLLREGLDLPEVSLVAILDADKEGFLRSSTSLIQTIGRAARNVSGEVHMYADKMTDSMKLAIDETDRRREKQVAYNLDHGIDPTPLRKKIADITDALAREGADTAKLLAGRDAKKKSPTPNLRRQGLAANGGNDLEAIIADLNGQMLQAAGELKFELAARLRDEVSELKRELRQMEKAGHLS
- the coaE gene encoding dephospho-CoA kinase; protein product: MHLAALTGGIASGKSTVARRLAELGAVVVDADRLAREVVEPGEPALAAIVERFGPETLRADGSLDRAALGAIVFSDSAAREDLNAITHPAVSLRSQELFASAAAADPAAIVVYDVPLLAESRGAGEFDEVIVVHAPQETRVERLIHLRGMTEADARARVGAQASDEDRLALADAVIDASGTLEETLSQIDALWERLRRPSV
- the rpsA gene encoding 30S ribosomal protein S1 translates to MTTATTEKATKQVAINDIGSAEDFLAAVEKTLKFFNDGDLIEGTVVKIDRDEVLLDVGYKTEGVIPSRELSIKHDVDPSEVVNVGDSVEALVLQKEDKEGRLILSKKRAQYERAWGDVEKIKESDGVVTGSVIEVVKGGLIVDIGLRGFLPASLIELRRVRDLTPYLGQEIEAKILELDKNRNNVVLSRRALLEQTQSESRTTFLNNLHKGQVRKGVVSSIVNFGAFVDLGGVDGLVHVSELSWKHIEHASEVVEVGQEVTVEILEVDLDRERVSLSLKATQEDPWQVFARTHAIGQVAPGKVTKLVPFGAFVRVADGIEGLVHISELSGKHVELAEQVVSVGEEVFVKVIDIDLDRRRISLSLKQANENVDPEGTEFDPALYGMATEYDDQGNYKYPDGFDPETNEWREGFESQREAWEQEYAAAQARWEAHKAQVAKSQEEAATVSEGVSVGGGFTNTESAAGGGTLADDESLAALREKLSSNN
- a CDS encoding DUF885 domain-containing protein; translated protein: MTSDISREPTAVDLVAERWVDTLVELEPTLGTSIGRAEANRRLGDLSPEGVERARAATAAALAELESAEPVDAVDAVTVADLGADLRLSLEAHAAQLPLRDLNVIASPAQELRDVFDLMPTDSVSDWEDVAERLLAVPAALAGYAETLRAGIGAGVTPARRQVGLVAEQAETIAGPRGFFAALAADAAPATGSLPASLSLRLEEGARRASAAYGGLARFLRTELAPAATEQDAVGREHYALQSRRFLGAVVDLDETYEWGIEELARMTAEQEAIAREILPGASVAEAIAHLDTDPARTLHGVDALQRWMQETSDRAVSELAGTAFDIPDELRRLECRIAPTQEGGIYYTGPSDDFSRPGRMWWSVPPGVTEFATWRELTTVYHEGVPGHHLQVGQAVYNRASLNTWRRQLAGSSGHAEGWALYAERLMERFGYLDDPADRLGMLDGQRMRAARVVIDIGVHLQKRMPGSSDVWTAESALAFLRANVNMDDAFVRFEVNRYLGWPGQAPSYKIGQRIWEELRDEASARDGADFSLASFHRRALDLGGVGLDTLRASLGAKA